A single Bacteroidota bacterium DNA region contains:
- a CDS encoding T9SS type A sorting domain-containing protein encodes MKRLAVLILFFPLIVIAQNYTSYFTGNIVDTVTMPSGGICLMGGATEDDNAMKWFLQNTNGGDVLVLRTSGTNGYNNYLYSGLGIPVNSVETIVCNSAAASNDAYVQQRIQQAEAIWFAGGDQWKYISYWRNTPVDSLINDGIKQRHIVIGGTSAGMAIEGKYYFSAQNGTVTSTAALANPFNSMVTVDSAAFISHAILNNVVTDTHFDNPDRRGRLCVFLARIFSDYGIYGKAIACDEYTAVCIDTTGNAKVFGGYPAYDDNAYFIQTNCELTNQAPENCSSGNPLTWNLGGEALRVYQVKGNASGQNTFDLNDWKTGAGGTWLNWSVNAGAFNSQNGNPINCNSSAILETKTDESWEVFPNPVEEQRTLTIRCKVQHTDTPDISLYNSNGQKVHFGLVKQNNNVYTLFFVNLTKGIYLLQINGNEHSYYTKKIILN; translated from the coding sequence ATGAAACGCTTAGCTGTGCTTATTCTCTTTTTTCCGTTGATTGTAATAGCACAAAATTACACATCGTATTTTACAGGCAATATAGTCGATACGGTAACCATGCCTTCGGGGGGAATTTGCCTGATGGGAGGAGCAACTGAAGACGATAATGCAATGAAATGGTTTCTGCAAAATACCAATGGAGGAGATGTTTTGGTATTGCGCACTTCGGGAACCAATGGATACAATAATTACTTGTACTCCGGTTTAGGTATTCCGGTTAATTCTGTTGAAACTATCGTTTGCAATAGTGCAGCCGCAAGTAATGATGCGTATGTGCAACAACGTATACAGCAAGCCGAAGCAATATGGTTTGCCGGTGGCGATCAATGGAAATATATTAGCTATTGGCGCAACACTCCCGTTGATAGTTTAATAAATGATGGCATAAAGCAACGTCATATAGTTATTGGTGGCACTAGTGCAGGTATGGCCATTGAAGGGAAGTATTATTTTTCTGCACAAAATGGAACAGTTACATCAACAGCAGCACTTGCCAATCCATTTAATAGTATGGTTACGGTTGATTCTGCAGCATTTATTTCACATGCAATATTAAATAATGTTGTCACCGACACACACTTTGATAATCCAGACCGAAGAGGCAGGTTGTGTGTTTTTCTTGCACGCATTTTTTCTGACTACGGCATATATGGCAAAGCTATAGCTTGCGATGAATATACGGCAGTGTGTATAGACACCACCGGAAATGCAAAAGTATTTGGAGGATATCCTGCCTATGACGATAACGCATATTTTATTCAAACCAATTGTGAACTTACAAATCAGGCGCCTGAAAATTGTAGTAGTGGAAACCCGCTAACATGGAATCTTGGTGGCGAAGCATTGAGAGTTTATCAAGTAAAGGGCAATGCCTCAGGCCAAAATACTTTTGATTTAAACGATTGGAAAACAGGTGCCGGTGGTACCTGGCTTAACTGGAGTGTAAACGCAGGAGCTTTCAACTCACAAAACGGCAACCCGATTAATTGCAATTCGAGTGCAATACTAGAAACTAAGACTGATGAATCTTGGGAAGTATTTCCAAATCCTGTTGAGGAGCAAAGAACACTAACCATTCGATGCAAAGTTCAGCATACCGATACCCCTGACATTAGTTTGTATAACAGCAATGGTCAGAAAGTACACTTTGGGTTAGTGAAACAAAACAACAATGTATATACACTATTTTTTGTTAATCTAACTAAGGGCATATATCTACTTCAAATAAATGGGAATGAACATTCCTACTACACAAAAAAAATAATACTGAATTAG
- a CDS encoding VOC family protein — MKRVTGIGGIFFKCKDPAKVREWYHKHLGLSTNEYGCVFEWYQGADSSRKGFSQWSPFKETTTYFAPSTKEFMINYRVDNLTALVETLKKEGVTVTDTIETYDYGKFVHIMDVEGNKIELWEPNDVEFEKLGIQIGSITTK; from the coding sequence TTGAAAAGAGTTACAGGTATAGGAGGAATATTTTTCAAATGTAAAGACCCTGCAAAAGTACGCGAATGGTATCATAAGCATCTTGGTCTAAGTACAAACGAATATGGTTGTGTATTCGAATGGTATCAAGGGGCCGATAGCTCGCGCAAAGGCTTTTCGCAATGGAGCCCGTTTAAAGAAACCACAACTTATTTTGCGCCATCCACTAAAGAGTTTATGATTAACTATCGGGTCGATAATTTAACAGCTCTTGTTGAAACATTAAAAAAGGAAGGTGTAACCGTAACTGATACCATCGAGACATACGACTATGGCAAGTTTGTACATATAATGGATGTGGAAGGAAATAAAATTGAATTGTGGGAGCCAAACGATGTTGAGTTTGAAAAGCTAGGTATTCAAATTGGAAGTATAACAACTAAATAA
- a CDS encoding CBS domain-containing protein, whose translation MKKREPVSKIMISDVSSVNELASLKDVMATFRDKRIRHMPVTKGETVIGIISATDLNRLTFGALFDNQAHSDEAVLDMLTVPQVMTPNPRTVHPEDAIREIAEIFATEQFHALPVVEGNTLRGIVTTTDVIKYMLEQY comes from the coding sequence ATGAAAAAAAGAGAACCGGTAAGTAAGATTATGATTTCAGATGTGAGCTCAGTTAATGAATTGGCTTCGTTAAAAGATGTTATGGCAACATTTAGGGATAAAAGAATAAGGCATATGCCTGTAACAAAAGGCGAAACGGTGATTGGGATAATTAGCGCTACAGATTTAAACCGATTGACCTTTGGTGCATTGTTCGACAATCAGGCGCATTCAGATGAGGCAGTACTTGATATGCTTACAGTACCACAAGTGATGACTCCCAATCCACGCACTGTGCATCCTGAAGATGCTATCAGAGAAATAGCCGAAATATTTGCAACCGAGCAATTTCATGCGCTACCAGTAGTTGAAGGCAACACACTCAGAGGCATAGTAACCACTACCGATGTTATCAAGTATATGCTTGAGCAATATTAA
- a CDS encoding universal stress protein encodes MNSLEDTLVENAEHDCKELINEIKSQGNESLSISYYVKKGYPLEAEVTDFAKENNVSLIVLGTKGASGLQKIFMGSNAAAVINKSEIPVITVPEFAHVSSMKHIVYATDLANMSDEMKVLVPLAELFDATLNIIHVVSPSSQTKMDAKQITQDIIKEMNYDKITFRVSVDDDILAALEAYMAFIKADMLAMFTHNTTFIDRLFADSVTRQMAFQTSVPLLTLKKVY; translated from the coding sequence ATCAATAGCCTCGAAGATACCTTAGTTGAAAATGCTGAACATGATTGTAAAGAACTAATCAATGAAATTAAATCGCAGGGTAACGAAAGCCTGAGCATTTCCTATTATGTAAAAAAAGGATACCCTTTAGAAGCTGAAGTCACTGATTTTGCAAAGGAAAATAATGTGTCGTTAATTGTGCTTGGCACCAAAGGAGCAAGCGGGTTGCAGAAAATTTTTATGGGAAGTAATGCAGCTGCCGTAATTAACAAAAGCGAAATACCTGTGATTACAGTGCCGGAGTTTGCTCATGTAAGCAGTATGAAGCATATCGTGTATGCAACAGACTTGGCAAACATGAGCGATGAAATGAAAGTACTTGTGCCTTTGGCTGAACTATTTGATGCAACACTGAATATTATACATGTTGTTTCGCCAAGTTCGCAAACAAAGATGGATGCTAAACAGATAACTCAGGATATTATTAAAGAAATGAACTATGATAAAATTACATTTCGTGTATCTGTGGATGATGATATTTTAGCTGCACTTGAAGCTTACATGGCTTTTATAAAAGCAGATATGCTGGCGATGTTTACCCACAACACTACTTTTATCGACAGGCTTTTTGCTGATAGCGTTACCCGTCAAATGGCTTTTCAAACTTCGGTACCCTTACTTACTTTAAAAAAAGTGTATTGA
- a CDS encoding universal stress protein: MKILAPTDFSPLSRVAVSYAVSLANKLNAELTLIHLVHVDSAHASLAVKNQ; encoded by the coding sequence ATGAAAATTCTAGCACCAACCGATTTTTCTCCCTTATCAAGAGTAGCTGTTTCCTATGCAGTAAGTCTTGCCAATAAACTTAATGCCGAACTTACCTTGATACATTTAGTGCATGTAGATTCAGCCCACGCAAGTCTTGCCGTAAAAAATCAATAG
- a CDS encoding universal stress protein, whose amino-acid sequence MKTIFFPTDFSVNANHALKFATSIAEAADCKLVLFHAHKPLIGSYNSIPGLVAEENADATNENIKKLNALSKKLDTLQIVESVAVGDTIEEILRGAQNCNADLIVMGTHGASGLRKVLFGSNTAKVIAKSELPVLAVPQGFHLQEIKTILYSTDLKNPANELKLLLPLAKALNATVQILFIDYGWHENTKVKKAFEKQIKSWTYKNIKVIEQKASIDEPMLNLIKTYVEKHKPDIIAMFPTKQSWFEKFLFGSKTEELAYQLNVPLLSIRKSTVKSN is encoded by the coding sequence ATGAAGACAATTTTTTTTCCTACTGATTTTTCAGTGAATGCAAATCATGCACTAAAATTTGCCACAAGTATTGCAGAGGCAGCCGATTGTAAACTTGTTTTGTTTCACGCTCACAAACCATTGATAGGTAGCTATAACAGTATACCCGGCTTGGTTGCCGAAGAGAATGCAGACGCGACAAATGAGAACATTAAGAAATTAAACGCTTTAAGCAAGAAGTTGGATACCTTACAGATTGTTGAATCAGTAGCAGTGGGTGATACGATTGAAGAAATTCTGCGTGGAGCTCAAAATTGTAATGCAGATCTCATAGTGATGGGAACACATGGTGCAAGTGGATTGCGAAAAGTGCTTTTTGGCAGCAATACTGCAAAAGTAATTGCAAAGTCTGAATTGCCTGTGTTGGCTGTCCCGCAAGGATTTCACTTGCAGGAAATTAAAACCATTCTTTATTCAACCGACCTTAAAAATCCTGCCAATGAGTTAAAGCTTTTGCTTCCTTTAGCCAAAGCGCTCAATGCAACTGTGCAAATCTTATTCATAGATTATGGTTGGCATGAAAATACCAAAGTAAAAAAGGCATTTGAAAAGCAGATAAAATCCTGGACATATAAGAACATTAAAGTCATTGAGCAAAAGGCAAGCATAGACGAACCCATGTTAAATCTAATTAAAACATATGTAGAAAAGCATAAGCCGGACATTATTGCCATGTTTCCAACCAAACAATCATGGTTCGAAAAGTTTTTGTTTGGCAGCAAAACCGAAGAACTTGCCTATCAGCTAAATGTACCATTGCTTTCTATCAGGAAATCTACTGTAAAATCTAACTGA
- a CDS encoding murein L,D-transpeptidase catalytic domain family protein, translating into MTLIQNITLIIAASLVSCSNPFAEEVKKNKPALNLTTARIKAEQALQYCRANKFNTDFCILIDISLHSGVNRFVVWNFETDSITHRFLVGHGCCKNPWNEDDSKDNPSFSNIDGSHCSSLGKYKIGERGNSDWGVNIKYLLHGLESTNNNACKRYIVFHSWEVVADEEVFPDGTPEGWGCPTISNNSFRILDPMLKESAKPVLMWIYK; encoded by the coding sequence ATGACCCTCATTCAAAACATCACATTAATTATTGCTGCAAGCTTAGTATCGTGTAGTAATCCATTTGCAGAAGAAGTAAAAAAAAACAAGCCGGCCTTAAACCTTACAACAGCCCGAATAAAGGCCGAACAGGCTTTGCAATATTGCAGAGCTAATAAATTCAATACCGACTTCTGCATATTAATTGATATTAGTTTGCACTCAGGTGTTAACAGGTTTGTGGTATGGAATTTTGAAACTGATAGTATAACACACCGTTTTTTAGTTGGGCACGGCTGTTGCAAAAATCCATGGAACGAAGACGATTCAAAGGATAATCCATCATTCAGCAATATAGATGGAAGTCATTGCTCATCCTTAGGCAAGTATAAAATTGGCGAAAGGGGAAATAGCGATTGGGGCGTCAATATAAAATATCTATTGCATGGTCTTGAAAGCACTAACAATAATGCCTGCAAGCGTTATATTGTTTTTCATTCCTGGGAGGTAGTCGCTGATGAGGAAGTTTTTCCTGACGGAACTCCTGAAGGATGGGGATGCCCAACTATTTCAAATAATAGTTTTCGTATTTTAGACCCGATGCTAAAAGAAAGCGCTAAACCAGTGCTTATGTGGATTTACAAATAG
- a CDS encoding efflux RND transporter periplasmic adaptor subunit: MFKSISVMLFACLIISCNSKVKKLKPAFQSITESIYASGVVKSENQYQAFSTVNGIINQVFVSEGDTVKVGTPILSIANDIQRINKDNAELTAAFADIKANQGKLSEAKLMVDFAFKKMKSDSLMYYRQKALWEQQVGTRIELEQKELAFQNAVNTYYSSIVKLKDLERQLNFNSNQSKKNLAISNKITDDYIVRSEIEGVIYSLTKTKGEMVGIQSPLCVIGNASEFILEMQVDEFDIFKIQTGMEVAVTLDSYKGKAFKAKVTKVNPLMNERSKTFLVEAEFIEQPALLYPNISFEANIVLASKEKALLIPRNYLINDSMVIKGNGDKVAVKTGLMDYQKAEIISGITADDYLIEPTQ, encoded by the coding sequence ATGTTTAAATCTATCAGTGTTATGCTGTTTGCCTGCCTTATAATTTCCTGCAACAGCAAGGTTAAAAAATTAAAACCCGCCTTTCAATCAATAACAGAGTCTATCTATGCATCGGGCGTGGTGAAGAGTGAAAATCAATATCAGGCATTTTCTACAGTAAACGGAATAATCAATCAAGTATTTGTGTCAGAAGGTGATACCGTAAAAGTGGGCACACCCATACTATCCATCGCAAATGATATACAGCGCATAAATAAAGATAACGCGGAACTTACTGCGGCATTTGCTGACATTAAAGCTAATCAGGGCAAGTTGAGCGAAGCAAAATTGATGGTTGATTTTGCATTCAAGAAAATGAAAAGCGACTCGCTTATGTACTACCGACAAAAGGCATTGTGGGAACAGCAAGTAGGTACACGCATTGAACTCGAACAAAAGGAGCTTGCATTTCAAAATGCGGTAAACACATATTACTCATCAATTGTAAAACTTAAAGACCTTGAGAGACAATTAAATTTTAACTCAAATCAGTCGAAAAAAAATCTCGCTATATCCAACAAAATTACCGATGACTATATAGTACGAAGCGAAATTGAAGGAGTTATATACAGCCTTACAAAAACCAAAGGCGAAATGGTAGGTATTCAATCACCTTTATGTGTAATTGGAAATGCAAGCGAATTTATACTTGAGATGCAGGTTGATGAATTTGATATTTTTAAAATTCAAACAGGTATGGAAGTAGCTGTAACCTTAGATAGTTATAAAGGAAAGGCATTTAAAGCCAAGGTAACAAAGGTAAACCCGCTTATGAATGAGCGTAGCAAAACTTTTTTGGTAGAAGCTGAATTTATTGAGCAACCCGCATTACTCTATCCAAACATTTCGTTTGAAGCCAATATTGTACTTGCTTCCAAAGAGAAGGCATTACTAATTCCACGAAACTATCTGATAAACGATTCTATGGTTATTAAGGGTAATGGAGATAAAGTAGCTGTTAAAACTGGATTAATGGATTATCAAAAGGCAGAAATTATATCAGGCATTACAGCTGACGACTATCTTATAGAGCCCACACAGTGA
- a CDS encoding ABC transporter permease, producing the protein MKYKLIYRISFSLLMARWRQTMVAAIGVTFSITMFISLLSFMAGLNDLLDGLILNRTPHIRLYNEIKPSEEQPIDRVPAFRGAYHFINSVKPRTQRLEIYNSAAITSALTKDARVLGVAPKITTQIFYNVGMADLNGVINGIDVEAENKLFLFEDYVVAGSYIDLKNTPNSIILGSGIAEKMLVQLGDAVQVTTSRGEQFKLKVVGFFQSGLRDLDNVQSYCSITTTQKLIGESSNYVTDIQIKLKDINTAPAVSKEFEKIFDVNAIDIQTANSQFETGSFVRTLISYAVGITLLIVAGFGIYNILNMMIYEKMDSIAILKATGFSGSDVNKIFITIAASIGIAGGAAGLLFGLGVSYMIDLIPFNTASLPSIKTYPINYNPKFYIIGATFSIVTTYLAGYFPSRKASKIDPVIIIRGK; encoded by the coding sequence GTGAAGTACAAACTGATATATCGCATTTCTTTTTCGCTATTAATGGCAAGATGGAGACAAACTATGGTGGCAGCCATTGGGGTAACATTTAGTATTACCATGTTTATAAGCCTGCTAAGTTTTATGGCCGGCTTAAATGATTTACTTGATGGTCTTATTCTTAATCGAACTCCACACATACGTTTGTACAATGAAATAAAACCATCCGAAGAACAGCCCATTGATAGAGTACCTGCTTTTAGAGGAGCCTATCATTTTATCAATTCGGTAAAACCAAGAACACAACGCTTAGAAATATATAATAGCGCAGCCATTACATCGGCATTAACAAAAGATGCGCGCGTGTTGGGAGTAGCACCAAAAATTACTACGCAAATATTTTATAATGTTGGAATGGCTGACCTCAATGGAGTAATTAATGGTATAGATGTGGAGGCTGAGAACAAATTATTTTTATTTGAAGATTATGTAGTTGCGGGCAGTTATATCGATTTAAAAAACACACCCAACAGCATAATTCTTGGTAGCGGTATAGCTGAAAAAATGTTGGTTCAGTTAGGCGATGCCGTGCAAGTGACTACCTCTCGTGGCGAACAGTTCAAGTTAAAAGTAGTGGGCTTTTTTCAATCAGGGCTTCGCGATCTTGATAATGTGCAGAGCTATTGTTCAATAACTACTACACAAAAACTAATTGGAGAGTCGTCAAATTATGTTACCGATATTCAGATTAAACTGAAGGATATAAATACGGCCCCAGCCGTTTCAAAAGAATTTGAGAAGATATTTGATGTGAATGCAATAGACATTCAAACAGCAAATTCGCAATTTGAAACCGGAAGCTTTGTGCGAACATTGATATCCTATGCTGTTGGTATAACGTTACTCATAGTTGCCGGTTTTGGAATTTACAATATCCTGAATATGATGATTTACGAAAAAATGGATTCAATTGCCATTTTGAAAGCCACCGGATTTTCGGGAAGCGATGTAAACAAGATTTTCATAACCATAGCTGCTTCTATAGGTATAGCAGGTGGTGCTGCAGGGTTGCTTTTTGGTCTTGGTGTTTCTTACATGATTGACCTTATACCTTTTAATACGGCTTCATTACCCTCGATAAAAACGTATCCCATCAATTACAATCCAAAGTTTTATATAATTGGTGCAACATTTTCCATTGTTACTACGTATCTGGCAGGATATTTTCCTTCGCGCAAGGCAAGTAAGATTGATCCTGTCATAATTATTCGCGGCAAATAA
- a CDS encoding ABC transporter ATP-binding protein, which translates to MSGPILEARNITKYFHDPVSVKVLKEISFSINKGDFVSIIGKSGCGKSTLLYILSTMDTAYEGELYIDGIAMRNKKESELAMVRNQKIGFVFQFHYLLNEFSVLHNVMLPGLKFGNITEQEVEHHAYEKLKILGIENEALKKPNQLSGGQKQRVAIARALINNPIIIMGDEPTGNLDKKNSQIVFNIFEEICAELQQSLLIVTHDMEFAERTNRIIEMEDGNIIKH; encoded by the coding sequence ATGAGTGGGCCAATACTTGAAGCGCGAAACATTACCAAATACTTTCACGACCCTGTTTCGGTAAAAGTGCTGAAAGAAATTTCTTTCAGCATAAACAAAGGCGACTTTGTTTCAATCATTGGCAAATCGGGTTGCGGCAAATCAACCTTACTCTATATCCTCTCTACTATGGATACAGCCTACGAAGGTGAGCTATACATTGATGGCATTGCCATGCGTAATAAAAAAGAAAGCGAACTTGCCATGGTGAGGAATCAAAAAATTGGTTTTGTATTCCAGTTCCATTACCTACTAAATGAGTTTTCGGTATTGCACAATGTAATGTTGCCCGGCTTAAAATTTGGAAACATAACCGAACAAGAAGTAGAACACCATGCTTACGAAAAGCTTAAAATACTTGGGATTGAAAATGAAGCGCTTAAAAAGCCTAACCAATTATCAGGAGGTCAAAAACAACGTGTAGCCATTGCGCGAGCGCTAATCAATAATCCAATTATTATAATGGGCGATGAACCAACAGGTAACCTGGATAAAAAAAATAGTCAAATTGTTTTTAATATTTTTGAGGAGATATGTGCCGAACTTCAGCAATCATTATTGATAGTAACACATGATATGGAATTTGCTGAGCGCACAAATCGTATTATCGAAATGGAAGATGGCAATATAATTAAGCATTAA
- a CDS encoding MarR family transcriptional regulator, translating to MQLEDIIKTRGFENDHHRAIVNLMQLNYELKLRMKTELKLHGLTLEQFNILRILNGQYGHPLSITEIQNRMIERSSNCSRIVDRLETKSLVYRKKDSTDKRNIAVCITASGMLKIDQASKAMRRMEGELLKLNAADVNMLNVILDKARNVLYKN from the coding sequence ATGCAACTGGAAGACATAATAAAGACACGCGGTTTTGAGAATGACCATCACCGTGCGATTGTAAATTTAATGCAATTGAATTACGAATTGAAATTGCGTATGAAAACGGAATTAAAATTGCATGGACTTACGCTGGAGCAATTTAATATTCTGCGTATTTTAAATGGGCAATATGGTCATCCACTTAGTATAACCGAAATACAGAACAGGATGATTGAGCGAAGCAGTAATTGCTCGCGCATAGTTGACCGGCTTGAAACCAAGAGCCTGGTGTACAGGAAAAAGGATAGTACAGATAAAAGAAATATTGCTGTGTGTATTACGGCATCAGGTATGTTGAAGATTGATCAGGCGAGTAAAGCAATGAGGCGTATGGAAGGTGAGTTGCTTAAATTAAATGCTGCGGATGTAAACATGCTGAATGTGATTTTAGATAAGGCAAGAAATGTGTTGTATAAAAATTAA
- a CDS encoding N-acetylmuramoyl-L-alanine amidase has protein sequence MLVSPMLLSMQQVGRIGYKIKTVVIDAGHGGHDHGCKGASSKEKDVALKIALKLGKLIEDNIDDVKVIYTRKTDVFVELHERAEIANRNKADLFICIHCNGGSKVAYGTETFVMGLHKSEDNLAVSKRENESVLLEKDYKTKYDGFDPNSPESNIIFNLYQNTYRDKSLIFASKVQYQFTEKAGRFDRGVKEAGFVVLWRTAMPSVLVETGFLTNPREEKFMINDKNQLTLATCLFNAFKEYKIDMEEGDAAAGNKVTVTTYENKTQDERNEEKNVQPSTIIAKKSEETPTKVIEKKAIEDQKKLTEEKVAAEKKKEEEARVKLAKEKADSTKAHDAMISWKARQKATQDSLDKHNMQVSINRKTKEDSLKLHEAKQLAEQKKIEDTKIEKLKKDKEEADRKAKAQADLKVKDEADRKLKAAEKAASDKAKEDAKKADKNKHTITAPMKPPVDYIVEGVVMDMNLFYTIQIGAKTEPTAEELARFNSVPDMRIILADNNMKRYTLGHFIKLKDAQDMLKQIHDLGFEDAFITPYAKGQRITLKEAGLLK, from the coding sequence ATGTTGGTGTCGCCCATGCTGTTATCTATGCAGCAAGTTGGACGGATAGGATATAAAATTAAAACGGTAGTTATTGATGCCGGGCACGGTGGACATGATCATGGGTGCAAAGGCGCTAGCAGTAAAGAAAAAGATGTGGCCCTTAAAATTGCTTTAAAGTTGGGCAAACTCATTGAAGATAATATTGATGATGTAAAAGTAATTTACACCCGCAAGACGGATGTATTTGTCGAATTGCATGAGCGTGCAGAAATTGCCAACCGTAATAAGGCCGATTTATTTATCTGTATACATTGTAATGGTGGCAGCAAAGTTGCCTATGGCACCGAAACCTTTGTGATGGGATTGCACAAGAGCGAAGATAACCTGGCAGTATCTAAACGTGAAAACGAATCGGTACTTTTAGAAAAAGATTACAAAACCAAATACGATGGCTTTGACCCTAATTCGCCTGAAAGCAATATTATTTTCAACCTGTATCAAAACACGTATCGCGACAAGAGCCTCATTTTTGCGAGCAAGGTACAGTATCAATTTACCGAAAAGGCCGGGCGTTTTGACCGGGGAGTAAAAGAAGCAGGCTTTGTTGTTCTATGGCGCACAGCTATGCCCAGCGTGCTTGTAGAAACCGGATTCCTTACCAACCCCCGCGAAGAAAAATTTATGATTAACGATAAGAATCAGCTCACGCTTGCTACCTGCTTATTCAATGCCTTTAAAGAATATAAAATTGACATGGAAGAAGGTGATGCTGCGGCAGGTAATAAGGTAACCGTTACAACTTATGAAAACAAAACACAAGACGAGCGCAACGAAGAAAAAAATGTGCAACCTAGTACCATAATTGCAAAAAAATCGGAAGAAACACCAACGAAGGTTATTGAAAAAAAAGCAATTGAAGATCAAAAAAAACTAACCGAAGAAAAAGTAGCTGCTGAAAAGAAAAAGGAAGAGGAAGCGCGCGTGAAATTGGCAAAAGAAAAAGCTGATAGTACCAAGGCGCATGATGCAATGATATCATGGAAGGCCAGGCAAAAAGCCACGCAGGACAGTCTCGACAAGCATAACATGCAAGTAAGTATTAACAGAAAAACTAAAGAAGATAGCCTTAAGTTGCATGAAGCCAAACAGTTAGCCGAACAAAAGAAAATTGAAGATACCAAAATCGAAAAGCTAAAAAAAGATAAGGAAGAAGCCGACCGCAAAGCTAAAGCTCAGGCAGACTTAAAGGTTAAAGACGAGGCTGACCGAAAATTAAAAGCTGCTGAAAAAGCTGCATCGGACAAAGCAAAAGAAGATGCTAAAAAGGCTGATAAGAATAAACATACCATTACTGCACCTATGAAGCCCCCTGTAGATTATATTGTAGAAGGCGTAGTAATGGATATGAACTTGTTCTACACCATTCAAATAGGTGCCAAAACAGAACCTACGGCAGAAGAGCTTGCACGTTTTAATTCAGTTCCTGACATGCGTATTATACTTGCCGACAATAATATGAAACGTTATACCCTTGGTCACTTTATTAAATTAAAAGATGCTCAAGACATGCTTAAGCAAATACATGACCTCGGTTTTGAAGACGCGTTTATAACTCCTTACGCCAAAGGACAGCGCATTACTTTAAAAGAGGCTGGTTTGCTTAAATAA
- a CDS encoding RDD family protein encodes MNNVSIHTTQHVPLSYDAANLGSRIGAFVLDLLFYVAWLILYNIIEGLFDSDLSTASQFALWLPAMVYSLVCEVLFDGQTLGKMVARIRVISKDGVPATFANFFMRWMFRIIDIFMSGGSVAVVTILMNGKGQRLGDIAAGTAVISLNKKYNINTNIAAEIDSDYDITYKEVANLTDYDILLIKKIFNYAFKRRNFILLEQLSEQVSLVLNVKVENDREEFLRTVVKDYQFMMSVSN; translated from the coding sequence GTGAATAATGTATCCATACATACTACTCAGCATGTGCCCTTAAGCTATGATGCAGCAAATTTAGGTTCTCGCATTGGTGCCTTTGTTCTTGACCTGTTGTTCTATGTTGCCTGGTTAATTCTTTATAATATTATTGAAGGACTTTTTGATAGCGACCTTAGCACTGCTTCGCAATTTGCATTGTGGCTGCCAGCCATGGTATACAGCCTTGTGTGCGAGGTACTCTTCGATGGACAAACATTAGGCAAAATGGTTGCGCGTATCAGAGTAATAAGCAAAGATGGTGTACCGGCAACCTTTGCAAATTTTTTTATGCGATGGATGTTCCGCATTATTGATATTTTTATGTCGGGAGGTTCAGTAGCGGTAGTAACGATACTGATGAATGGCAAAGGCCAACGGTTGGGCGATATTGCTGCAGGCACTGCCGTTATTAGTTTAAACAAGAAATATAATATTAATACTAACATAGCTGCCGAAATTGATTCCGACTATGATATTACGTATAAGGAAGTAGCAAATTTAACAGACTATGATATCTTGCTAATAAAAAAGATATTTAATTATGCATTTAAAAGAAGAAACTTCATACTGCTGGAGCAATTAAGCGAACAAGTAAGTTTGGTTTTAAATGTAAAAGTTGAAAACGACCGCGAAGAGTTTCTTCGTACGGTGGTTAAAGATTACCAGTTTATGATGAGTGTCTCAAACTAA